The Anopheles merus strain MAF chromosome 2L, AmerM5.1, whole genome shotgun sequence genome has a segment encoding these proteins:
- the LOC121593869 gene encoding zinc finger protein 774 isoform X1: MEYVAQKSPLGAMEQLTTRNIELDKICRICLVVKKEMRPLFGEMIAEMLMEIAKIQIEQMDGWPDKICVQCIHQVSRCHAFKTRVEKSDVTLRQYIKGITVTEDQDHKECIQKEIQNITLSPPKLQQMAPAMIAPQLHELHIQRTDMQAIQTEAPLAAPAMILTSAQLINAGAQIINTGHIITTATGQQIIQTTPQFQAASIGQFIQGPNNTVQMITQNGHPAHVLQIQRTADDRCEIIVQPEMTEAQYLENVSSVPLMVTAPAATTAIPTDAIHTHQLHHHHHMAVEQTEPTELEESETETQIHEKLEEDVDYLLPDDETVETDEIIEETGGVEEGEMEYYAETECEDSDDEEKLIAEFLTYQTSCPSPGRYVCNLCHKEFNQPKWLHLHMSSHTNWIKANCKKQPECEICHKSFRGPGMLRMHMKTHEKVNKIPTCSICNKEFKSKSILYRHRQTHFEKNFECSMCEKKFSSKYQLNIHEQRHKKQKSHKCPHCDKSFFNETELKNHIQHHLGTKMKQNNKIAISRS, translated from the exons ATGGAATACGTTGCG CAAAAATCACCTCTAGGAGCAATGGAGCAATTAACGACACGGAACATCGAACTGGATAAAATTTGTCGCATTTGTTTAGTGGTGAAGAAGGAAATGCGGCCGCTATTCGGAGAGATGATTGCTGAAATGTTGATGGAAATCGCCAAGATACAG ATTGAACAAATGGATGGGTGGCCGGACAAAATTTGTGTCCAGTGTATTCACCAAGTAAGCCGCTGCCATGCGTTTAAGACTCGTGTGGAAAAGTCAGATGTAACATTGAGACAATATATCAAAGGTATCACGGTAACCGAGGATCAAGATCACAAAGAATGTATACAAAAAGAGATACAAAATATTACCCTCAGTCCACCTAAGCTCCAACAAATGGCTCCGGCGATGATAGCTCCGCAGTTGCACGAGTTACACATCCAGCGGACGGATATGCAAGCAATTCAGACTGAAGCTCCACTGGCCGCTCCGGCAATGATATTGACTAGTGCTCAGCTTATTAATGCTGGTGCACAAATTATAAATACGGGCCATATAATCACAACGGCTACTGGTCAGCAGATCATTCAGACCACACCACAATTTCAAGCTGCCTCAATCGGTCAGTTTATACAAGGTCCGAATAATACCGTACAAATGATTACTCAGAACGGGCATCCAGCACACGTACTGCAAATTCAACGTACTGCAGATGATCGCTGCGAGATAATAGTGCAACCAGAAATGACAGAGGCACAATACCTGGAAAATG TTTCATCAGTTCCCTTGAtggtcacggcaccagcagcaactaCAGCAATACCTACCGACGCAATCCATACCCATCAGttacatcaccatcatcacatgGCAGTGGAGCAAACGGAGCCCACAGAACTTGAGGAAAGTGAAACAGAAACACAAATACATGAGAAGCTGGAAGAGGATGTTGACTATTTGTTACCGGATGATGAAACAGTCGAGACAGATGAAATTATTGAAGAGACTGGGGGCGTAGAAGAAGGAGAGATGGAATATTATGCCGAAACAGAATGTGAAGATTCGGACGATGAAGAAAAATTGATTG CGGAGTTTCTAACCTATCAGACATCTTGCCCTAGTCCTGGCCGGTACGTCTGCAATCTTTGTCACAAAGAGTTTAATCAACCGAAATGGTTGCATCTTCACATGTCATCGCATACCAACTGGATAAAA gCGAACTGTAAAAAACAACCAGAATGTGAAATTTGCCATAAAAGTTTTCGGGGCCCGGGAATGTTGCGAATGCATATGAAAACACATGAG AAGGTAAACAAAATACCCACATGCAGTATTTGCAACAAAGAGTTCAAATCGAAATCGATATTGTATCGCCATCGACAGACGCATTTTGAG AAAAATTTTGAATGTTCTATGTGCGAGAAGAAGTTTAGCTCAAAATACCAACTAAACATCCACGAGCAACGccacaaaaaacagaaaagtCACAAATGTCCCCACTGTGACAAGTCATTCTTCAACGAGACGGAACTGAAG AACCACATTCAGCACCATTTGGGAACGAAGATGAAACAGAACAACAAGATAGCCATTAGTAGGAGTTAA
- the LOC121593869 gene encoding zinc finger protein 236 isoform X2 — protein MEYVAQKSPLGAMEQLTTRNIELDKICRICLVVKKEMRPLFGEMIAEMLMEIAKIQIEQMDGWPDKICVQCIHQVSRCHAFKTRVEKSDVTLRQYIKGITVTEDQDHKECIQKEIQNITLSPPKLQQMAPAMIAPQLHELHIQRTDMQAIQTEAPLAAPAMILTSAQLINAGAQIINTGHIITTATGQQIIQTTPQFQAASIGQFIQGPNNTVQMITQNGHPAHVLQIQRTADDRCEIIVQPEMTEAQYLENVSSVPLMVTAPAATTAIPTDAIHTHQLHHHHHMAVEQTEPTELEESETETQIHEKLEEDVDYLLPDDETVETDEIIEETGGVEEGEMEYYAETECEDSDDEEKLIAEFLTYQTSCPSPGRYVCNLCHKEFNQPKWLHLHMSSHTNWIKANCKKQPECEICHKSFRGPGMLRMHMKTHEVNKIPTCSICNKEFKSKSILYRHRQTHFEKNFECSMCEKKFSSKYQLNIHEQRHKKQKSHKCPHCDKSFFNETELKNHIQHHLGTKMKQNNKIAISRS, from the exons ATGGAATACGTTGCG CAAAAATCACCTCTAGGAGCAATGGAGCAATTAACGACACGGAACATCGAACTGGATAAAATTTGTCGCATTTGTTTAGTGGTGAAGAAGGAAATGCGGCCGCTATTCGGAGAGATGATTGCTGAAATGTTGATGGAAATCGCCAAGATACAG ATTGAACAAATGGATGGGTGGCCGGACAAAATTTGTGTCCAGTGTATTCACCAAGTAAGCCGCTGCCATGCGTTTAAGACTCGTGTGGAAAAGTCAGATGTAACATTGAGACAATATATCAAAGGTATCACGGTAACCGAGGATCAAGATCACAAAGAATGTATACAAAAAGAGATACAAAATATTACCCTCAGTCCACCTAAGCTCCAACAAATGGCTCCGGCGATGATAGCTCCGCAGTTGCACGAGTTACACATCCAGCGGACGGATATGCAAGCAATTCAGACTGAAGCTCCACTGGCCGCTCCGGCAATGATATTGACTAGTGCTCAGCTTATTAATGCTGGTGCACAAATTATAAATACGGGCCATATAATCACAACGGCTACTGGTCAGCAGATCATTCAGACCACACCACAATTTCAAGCTGCCTCAATCGGTCAGTTTATACAAGGTCCGAATAATACCGTACAAATGATTACTCAGAACGGGCATCCAGCACACGTACTGCAAATTCAACGTACTGCAGATGATCGCTGCGAGATAATAGTGCAACCAGAAATGACAGAGGCACAATACCTGGAAAATG TTTCATCAGTTCCCTTGAtggtcacggcaccagcagcaactaCAGCAATACCTACCGACGCAATCCATACCCATCAGttacatcaccatcatcacatgGCAGTGGAGCAAACGGAGCCCACAGAACTTGAGGAAAGTGAAACAGAAACACAAATACATGAGAAGCTGGAAGAGGATGTTGACTATTTGTTACCGGATGATGAAACAGTCGAGACAGATGAAATTATTGAAGAGACTGGGGGCGTAGAAGAAGGAGAGATGGAATATTATGCCGAAACAGAATGTGAAGATTCGGACGATGAAGAAAAATTGATTG CGGAGTTTCTAACCTATCAGACATCTTGCCCTAGTCCTGGCCGGTACGTCTGCAATCTTTGTCACAAAGAGTTTAATCAACCGAAATGGTTGCATCTTCACATGTCATCGCATACCAACTGGATAAAA gCGAACTGTAAAAAACAACCAGAATGTGAAATTTGCCATAAAAGTTTTCGGGGCCCGGGAATGTTGCGAATGCATATGAAAACACATGAG GTAAACAAAATACCCACATGCAGTATTTGCAACAAAGAGTTCAAATCGAAATCGATATTGTATCGCCATCGACAGACGCATTTTGAG AAAAATTTTGAATGTTCTATGTGCGAGAAGAAGTTTAGCTCAAAATACCAACTAAACATCCACGAGCAACGccacaaaaaacagaaaagtCACAAATGTCCCCACTGTGACAAGTCATTCTTCAACGAGACGGAACTGAAG AACCACATTCAGCACCATTTGGGAACGAAGATGAAACAGAACAACAAGATAGCCATTAGTAGGAGTTAA
- the LOC121593300 gene encoding myrosinase-binding protein 2-like: MEHRYEAGLGLGNSISARNRCSSERRSEQSLFKDQMWKLIRLVQPLPDRSDFQDSFPATYTRTVPVPVPAPCPAHFPLPVPHPNAVPHPAVESAPVPTLSIT; the protein is encoded by the exons ATGGAGCACAGGTATGAAGCGGGGTTGGGGCTAGGAAACTCCATCAGCGCACGCAACCGGTGCTCTTCAGAGCGTCGCTCAGAGCAGTCCCTATTTAAGGATCAGATGTGGAAGCTAATCCGGTTGGTTCAACCTTTGCCAGACCGTTCAGACTTTCAGGATTCATTTCCGGCCACCTACACGAG AACCGTGCCTGTACCAGTGCCCGCTCCTTGTCCGGCTCATTTTCCTTTACCGGTACCACATCCAAACGCTGTGCCCCATCCGGCGGTTGAATCGGCGCCTGTCCCAACGCTTTccatcacataa